The Marinilongibacter aquaticus genome has a window encoding:
- a CDS encoding ABC transporter permease: MKFLRMIYESFLFAWAALRGNVLRTMLSLLGVTVGIFSIIGVLTMVDSLEANVKNALSSIGEKTIYVDKFPWIMEGEYPWWKYFMRPDPTFEEYEFLKDHMKHAQAVSIIDYNLANVKYKSSSFRALIQGITYEFDQVSEIPVIEGRYFTESEAESGSNVTIIGAEVAETLFGNENGLGKSIKINGNKFTVIGIQEKKGKQLIDVGGNPDQKAFVPFLKHKRMFSSGELDGTIVLEAYENDNNMEMLESEATGLMRTARGLRPKEDTNFALNRPDALAKATSSIFDALRIGGYVIGAFALLIGGFGIANIMFVSVKERTNIIGIQKSLGAKNYFVLFQFLFESVFLCLIGGLFGLFLVYLISFVDLGMLDLILTPKNIMFGVMVASFIGILSGIIPASQAARMNPVIAIRAK; this comes from the coding sequence ATGAAATTTCTCCGAATGATTTATGAAAGTTTCCTTTTTGCCTGGGCGGCATTGAGAGGAAACGTTTTACGTACCATGCTCTCGCTTTTGGGCGTGACTGTGGGCATTTTTTCAATTATTGGTGTGCTCACCATGGTCGATTCGCTCGAAGCCAACGTGAAAAACGCCTTGAGCAGCATTGGAGAAAAGACAATTTATGTCGACAAATTCCCTTGGATTATGGAAGGCGAATACCCTTGGTGGAAGTATTTCATGCGTCCAGACCCCACATTTGAAGAATATGAATTCTTGAAGGATCACATGAAACATGCCCAGGCCGTGTCGATTATCGATTACAATTTGGCGAACGTGAAATACAAAAGCAGCAGTTTTAGGGCTTTGATTCAGGGTATCACATATGAATTTGATCAGGTGTCGGAAATTCCCGTTATCGAAGGGCGGTATTTTACAGAATCTGAAGCCGAATCGGGCAGCAATGTAACGATAATCGGTGCTGAAGTGGCCGAAACCTTATTTGGCAATGAAAACGGATTGGGCAAAAGTATCAAGATCAACGGCAATAAATTTACCGTAATCGGCATTCAAGAGAAAAAAGGGAAACAGCTTATTGATGTGGGTGGAAATCCTGACCAAAAAGCTTTTGTGCCCTTCCTGAAACATAAACGCATGTTCTCTTCTGGCGAATTGGATGGCACCATTGTGCTGGAAGCTTACGAGAACGACAACAACATGGAAATGCTCGAAAGCGAGGCCACGGGCTTAATGCGAACGGCTCGAGGATTAAGGCCCAAAGAAGATACCAATTTTGCTTTGAACCGGCCCGATGCATTGGCCAAAGCCACTTCTTCAATCTTTGACGCTCTTCGTATTGGTGGATATGTAATCGGGGCCTTCGCCCTGCTAATCGGCGGCTTTGGCATCGCCAATATCATGTTTGTGTCCGTGAAAGAACGAACAAATATTATCGGAATTCAGAAATCTTTAGGGGCGAAAAACTATTTCGTTCTTTTTCAATTTCTCTTCGAATCGGTTTTCCTTTGCCTGATCGGTGGCCTTTTTGGTTTGTTTTTGGTATACTTGATAAGCTTTGTGGATTTGGGCATGCTCGATTTGATCTTGACGCCCAAAAACATCATGTTTGGTGTAATGGTCGCCAGCTTTATCGGTATACTTTCGGGCATAATCCCGGCCTCGCAAGCGGCCCGCATGAACCCCGTAATCGCCATTCGAGCAAAATAA
- a CDS encoding M16 family metallopeptidase, translating into MKKLLYLASLCLFSLQVLAQTDLQNPLPMDPQVKVGQLANGLRYYIRHNEEPKNRAQLRLVVHAGSVLETEDELGLAHFLEHMQFNGTKNFPKNELVDFLQKAGLKFGADLNAYTGFDETVYMLPVPTDTLDKFEKFFLVLSDWANKASLDHEEIDKERGVVLEESRLGKGAQSRIRDQLIPAVLAGSQYAHRLPIGTDENLKNFDYSSIENFHKKWYRPDLEAIVAVGDFDVKMVEGFIQKYFASIPAGSKSPERTEYKIPIVDSTNAVVITDKEQPYTLVQVYNKVPQLLEKTGADRLRQTAYSLFNTMMSTRLQELLQKADPPFQFGLSNYGGFLGDVNALTVLAVAKDNNIERALKAVMDENQRAEQFGFTQSELDRAKNQYMSGLEKQFNEKDKTNSQAFVSELTSCFLDNVPMTSIEFDLDFAKKHLNEISLSEINALVKELFKSQSRTVVLLAPESAKAQLPSEKQLIAWVNDKNTEITAYVDDAANEPLMKEEPKAGKVLSTKHIEALGISALSLSNGIKVVLKPTDFKNDEILINATSKGGSNLYEDNAYDDASVSSVIAQVSGLGNFSNIQLLKYLSDKISRVSVYVGENTEGLSASSAAKDLETTFQQIHLRFTTHRFDNEAVTGFLNNQKDAVRALNATPTPEKVFNDTLQLVMGNYSYRAEPISVARIEGINPEKALHLYADRFADANDFIFTIVGSFEEKEIIPLIEKYIASLPVKDSEENYVIRPNNPPTGQIEKTVHKGSEDKASVVLNFTGTYDGSKAEKLQINAVANILGLKLIEKLREEESGVYSPRVVSNVEEFPEARYVVTVRFACAPANVDKLIGITMQEIEKIKKQGAEESDIEKYVAEEKLDIQEALKTNRFWSNTLSVYTLNEENLDYLLKLEEHLNQISVKSTQKAAESYLSGKNLIKAVLLPE; encoded by the coding sequence ATGAAAAAACTCCTTTATCTCGCAAGCTTGTGCCTTTTCAGCCTACAGGTTCTTGCCCAAACCGACCTCCAGAATCCTCTACCCATGGATCCTCAGGTAAAGGTGGGTCAATTGGCCAATGGCCTTCGCTATTATATCCGACACAATGAAGAACCCAAAAACAGAGCCCAGCTTCGCTTGGTTGTACACGCCGGATCGGTACTCGAAACGGAAGACGAACTCGGCTTAGCTCACTTCTTGGAGCACATGCAATTCAACGGCACCAAAAATTTCCCAAAAAATGAGCTTGTCGATTTTCTTCAAAAAGCAGGCTTGAAATTCGGAGCCGATTTGAACGCCTATACCGGATTCGACGAAACGGTATACATGCTGCCCGTACCTACGGATACTTTGGACAAATTCGAAAAATTCTTCCTTGTGCTTTCCGACTGGGCCAACAAAGCCAGTTTAGATCACGAAGAGATCGACAAAGAACGCGGCGTAGTACTCGAAGAATCACGCTTGGGCAAAGGAGCACAATCGCGTATACGCGACCAATTGATTCCTGCGGTATTGGCAGGTTCGCAATACGCCCATCGCCTGCCGATCGGCACCGACGAAAACCTCAAGAATTTCGACTATTCCAGTATCGAAAATTTTCACAAGAAATGGTATCGACCCGACCTTGAAGCCATTGTAGCCGTTGGCGATTTCGATGTGAAGATGGTCGAAGGATTCATTCAAAAATATTTTGCTTCCATTCCCGCCGGCTCAAAAAGCCCTGAAAGAACCGAATACAAAATCCCGATTGTAGACAGCACCAATGCGGTGGTTATCACCGACAAAGAACAGCCTTATACTTTGGTGCAAGTCTACAACAAAGTACCGCAGCTTTTGGAGAAAACGGGAGCAGACAGACTGCGTCAGACCGCCTACTCTTTGTTCAACACAATGATGAGTACGCGTTTGCAAGAATTGCTCCAAAAAGCCGATCCACCCTTCCAATTCGGATTGAGCAATTACGGCGGTTTTCTTGGCGATGTAAATGCCCTAACTGTATTGGCCGTGGCCAAAGACAACAACATTGAAAGAGCCTTGAAAGCGGTAATGGATGAAAACCAGAGAGCCGAGCAGTTTGGTTTTACCCAAAGCGAACTCGACAGGGCCAAAAACCAGTATATGAGCGGCTTGGAAAAGCAATTCAATGAAAAAGACAAAACAAATTCCCAAGCCTTTGTCTCTGAATTGACGAGCTGCTTTTTGGACAACGTGCCCATGACCTCAATCGAATTCGATTTGGATTTCGCAAAAAAACACCTCAACGAAATCAGCTTATCGGAGATCAATGCATTGGTAAAAGAGCTTTTCAAAAGCCAAAGCCGAACCGTTGTGTTATTGGCTCCTGAAAGTGCCAAAGCCCAATTGCCCAGCGAGAAACAATTGATCGCATGGGTAAACGATAAAAACACGGAGATCACGGCCTATGTAGACGATGCCGCCAACGAACCGCTGATGAAAGAAGAGCCCAAAGCAGGAAAGGTTTTAAGCACAAAACACATTGAAGCCTTGGGCATTAGTGCCCTCTCATTGAGCAACGGGATTAAAGTGGTGTTGAAACCCACCGACTTCAAGAACGATGAAATATTGATCAACGCCACGAGCAAAGGCGGAAGCAATTTGTACGAAGACAATGCATACGACGACGCTTCGGTAAGCTCAGTAATCGCACAAGTTTCGGGATTGGGCAATTTCTCGAACATCCAACTTCTAAAGTATTTGAGCGACAAGATTTCACGCGTTTCTGTTTACGTGGGCGAAAATACCGAAGGGCTTTCGGCCAGTTCGGCGGCAAAAGACCTCGAAACCACCTTTCAGCAAATTCACCTACGTTTCACTACTCATCGTTTCGATAATGAAGCCGTAACAGGCTTTTTGAACAACCAGAAAGATGCCGTACGGGCTTTGAACGCCACGCCAACTCCGGAAAAGGTTTTCAACGACACCTTGCAATTGGTGATGGGCAATTACAGCTACCGTGCCGAACCCATTTCTGTGGCCCGAATTGAAGGCATAAATCCTGAAAAGGCTCTTCACCTCTATGCCGACCGTTTTGCCGACGCAAATGACTTCATCTTTACGATTGTGGGAAGTTTCGAAGAAAAAGAAATTATTCCTTTGATCGAAAAATACATTGCCTCTTTGCCGGTAAAAGATTCGGAAGAAAACTATGTTATTCGGCCAAACAATCCGCCCACCGGACAAATAGAAAAGACCGTACACAAAGGCAGCGAAGACAAAGCCAGCGTGGTATTGAACTTCACCGGAACGTACGATGGCAGCAAAGCTGAAAAGCTGCAAATCAATGCGGTAGCCAATATTTTAGGTTTGAAACTTATTGAAAAGTTACGCGAAGAAGAAAGCGGCGTGTATTCGCCTCGCGTGGTGAGCAATGTCGAAGAATTCCCCGAAGCACGCTATGTGGTTACCGTGCGTTTTGCCTGTGCCCCTGCCAACGTGGATAAACTGATCGGTATCACGATGCAGGAAATCGAGAAAATCAAAAAGCAAGGTGCCGAAGAAAGCGATATTGAGAAATACGTGGCCGAAGAAAAATTGGACATTCAGGAAGCCCTGAAAACCAACCGTTTCTGGTCAAACACCTTGAGTGTATACACACTGAACGAGGAAAATCTGGATTACCTGCTGAAACTCGAAGAGCACTTGAATCAGATTTCGGTGAAGTCTACGCAAAAAGCGGCCGAAAGCTACCTGAGTGGCAAAAACTTAATTAAAGCCGTTTTATTGCCCGAATAG
- a CDS encoding FG-GAP repeat domain-containing protein: MMLRKLRLPYFALLAILFWSCFEFDSKEKVAQRACGSCHMFPSPELLDKATWKEHILPRMGVWLGYGNRHLVEDELYGDRTYGTENLKQLIPEEPTISESDWKKIQDYYLENAPDSIFAESKPVNFSDLGELFAFRQVKLTNKQIPALNTLLKYDPKDRLFYSGSRNGLYEVYNEHFDKVDSTVFQSASSALVKNDDGSVELLLMGEIQPNNEPRGTLLKMEGSKQKEILQGLFRPVAFEKVDLNEDGRLDYLMANYGFHIGKLSWFEQLESGKFLEHILLPVPGAIQFRIDDFNKDGRPDIVALMTQGDEAVYAFENMGRGFFKPDKWVQFPPVYGTSAFEWIDLDGDGFKDIVTVNGDNADYSVIEKPYHGVRILKNDGQNHFKEVKFMPLKGATGLKVNDFDQDGDLDLAVTANYAHFADSPQRGFVLYRNEGNLEFEPYISSETDCGRWLVMEEADIDEDGDLDLILGSHMMPLLVGSREQRNWWEQHVNFLVLENKSKP, translated from the coding sequence ATGATGCTCCGGAAATTACGATTGCCTTATTTTGCCCTGCTTGCCATATTGTTTTGGTCATGCTTTGAGTTTGACTCAAAGGAAAAAGTCGCTCAGCGGGCCTGTGGTTCATGCCATATGTTTCCTTCGCCAGAATTGTTGGATAAGGCCACATGGAAAGAGCATATTTTACCGCGAATGGGCGTTTGGTTGGGCTATGGGAATCGGCATCTTGTGGAAGACGAGTTGTATGGCGACCGCACCTACGGCACGGAAAATTTGAAACAATTGATTCCCGAAGAGCCCACGATTTCTGAGAGTGATTGGAAAAAAATTCAGGATTATTATCTCGAAAATGCCCCGGATTCCATTTTTGCAGAGTCAAAACCAGTGAATTTTTCGGATTTGGGAGAATTGTTTGCTTTTCGTCAAGTGAAGTTGACCAACAAACAGATTCCGGCATTGAATACTTTATTGAAGTACGACCCAAAGGATAGGCTTTTTTATAGTGGAAGCCGCAATGGACTGTACGAAGTATACAACGAGCATTTCGATAAAGTAGATTCCACCGTTTTTCAAAGTGCCTCTTCTGCATTGGTCAAAAACGATGACGGTTCTGTCGAACTTTTATTGATGGGGGAAATTCAACCGAACAACGAACCAAGAGGTACTTTGCTCAAAATGGAGGGATCGAAGCAAAAGGAGATTTTGCAAGGGCTTTTTCGGCCCGTGGCTTTTGAGAAAGTGGATTTGAACGAAGATGGGCGATTGGATTACCTCATGGCCAACTACGGTTTCCATATCGGTAAATTGTCTTGGTTTGAGCAACTTGAATCGGGTAAATTTTTGGAACACATACTGCTTCCGGTTCCCGGAGCGATTCAATTTCGAATCGACGATTTCAATAAAGATGGACGACCTGATATTGTGGCTTTGATGACGCAAGGCGACGAGGCCGTCTATGCTTTTGAAAATATGGGACGTGGTTTTTTCAAGCCTGATAAATGGGTGCAATTTCCTCCGGTATACGGCACATCGGCATTCGAGTGGATCGATTTGGACGGCGATGGTTTCAAGGATATTGTCACTGTAAACGGGGACAATGCAGATTATTCGGTAATTGAAAAGCCGTATCACGGTGTGCGTATCCTTAAAAATGACGGGCAAAACCACTTTAAGGAAGTGAAATTTATGCCATTGAAAGGAGCCACAGGTTTGAAGGTGAATGATTTTGATCAAGATGGCGACTTGGATTTGGCAGTTACGGCCAATTACGCCCATTTTGCGGATTCACCGCAAAGAGGTTTTGTCTTGTACCGAAATGAAGGGAATCTGGAATTCGAACCTTATATTTCTTCCGAAACAGATTGTGGCCGTTGGTTGGTGATGGAAGAAGCCGACATCGATGAGGACGGTGATCTAGACCTGATATTGGGCTCGCATATGATGCCTCTTTTGGTGGGCAGCAGAGAACAAAGAAATTGGTGGGAGCAGCACGTGAATTTCTTGGTTCTGGAAAACAAAAGCAAACCCTAA
- a CDS encoding arylsulfatase codes for MILTDDQGWGDMQSHGNPFIETPTLNQLAAEGAEFERFYVSPLCAPSRASILTGRYHLKTGVTSVSNGLEIMDEGESTLAELFKSNGYSTGIFGKWHNGSHHPNRPTDQGFDEFIGFCAGHWSNYFNTTLDSADSQIKSSGFITDFLTAKAIDFMQRKKDKPFFCYVPFNAPHSPFQVPDKYFNKYKEKGLDDRNAAVYGLVENVDDNIAKLLQSLEDNGLSQNTIVIFLTDNGPNGERYNGEMKGIKGHVDEGGVRVPCIFRWPGHIPAERKIDGLAAHIDLYPTLSSLCGLNPIATRPIDGIDLAQVLVEEKEIPERTLFSHVAFLDKVLHNKPGALRTLQYRFVLKKDKPELYDMQHDPSQKQDISGDKQDLTRQFLDVYNTWFNENSGYFEATKPIRLDFDHVALPSYESQFKGNIRFEEGHGWAHDWLINWSGSQDEIQWLVESKQTTQRKAAIQFTCNSASIGSEIVLKIDGETVCKASVTQAVDFGFLDSPDRIPRKEAYEKSAWGKLDLGNFTISPGIHTISLSSPKPKVAQEIALKSLLIQKP; via the coding sequence TTGATCCTCACCGACGATCAAGGCTGGGGCGATATGCAATCCCACGGCAATCCATTTATTGAAACGCCGACATTGAATCAATTGGCGGCAGAAGGTGCAGAATTCGAACGCTTTTATGTATCGCCGCTTTGTGCACCTTCCCGAGCTTCCATTCTTACCGGGCGATATCACTTGAAAACTGGTGTCACTTCAGTTTCAAACGGCCTCGAAATAATGGATGAAGGAGAAAGCACCTTGGCCGAACTCTTCAAAAGCAACGGCTACAGCACAGGTATATTTGGGAAATGGCACAACGGCTCTCATCACCCCAATCGCCCTACCGATCAAGGGTTTGATGAATTTATCGGCTTTTGTGCGGGCCATTGGAGCAATTATTTCAACACCACCTTAGACAGTGCAGATTCGCAGATAAAATCTTCGGGTTTTATCACAGATTTCCTGACCGCCAAAGCAATCGACTTCATGCAAAGAAAAAAGGATAAGCCATTCTTTTGCTATGTTCCTTTCAATGCTCCGCACAGCCCTTTTCAAGTACCCGACAAATATTTCAACAAGTACAAAGAAAAAGGCCTGGACGACCGCAATGCGGCCGTTTATGGGCTTGTAGAAAACGTGGACGACAACATTGCCAAGCTCTTGCAAAGCTTAGAAGACAATGGCCTGAGCCAAAACACCATTGTCATTTTCCTTACAGACAATGGACCAAACGGCGAACGATACAATGGAGAAATGAAAGGGATAAAAGGCCATGTAGACGAAGGCGGAGTGCGTGTACCTTGTATTTTTCGTTGGCCCGGACACATCCCAGCGGAAAGGAAAATTGATGGCCTTGCAGCCCATATTGACCTCTACCCCACTTTGAGCTCGCTTTGCGGATTAAACCCTATCGCCACTCGCCCAATTGACGGAATAGACCTCGCTCAAGTATTGGTCGAAGAAAAGGAAATCCCGGAAAGAACATTGTTTTCCCATGTCGCATTCCTTGATAAAGTGTTACACAATAAACCGGGAGCCCTACGCACGCTGCAATATCGTTTCGTACTGAAAAAGGATAAACCAGAATTGTATGACATGCAACATGACCCGAGCCAAAAACAGGATATCTCTGGCGACAAGCAAGATTTGACCCGCCAATTTCTCGACGTATACAATACTTGGTTCAATGAAAACAGCGGCTATTTTGAAGCCACGAAACCCATTCGACTGGATTTTGATCATGTAGCACTTCCAAGCTATGAGTCGCAATTCAAAGGCAATATCCGCTTTGAAGAAGGCCACGGCTGGGCCCATGATTGGTTGATAAACTGGTCTGGAAGCCAAGACGAAATACAATGGTTGGTCGAAAGCAAGCAGACGACCCAAAGAAAGGCAGCAATACAATTCACCTGCAATTCAGCCAGCATTGGTAGCGAAATTGTCCTAAAAATTGACGGTGAAACCGTATGCAAAGCCTCCGTCACACAAGCCGTTGACTTTGGTTTTCTCGATAGTCCCGACCGAATTCCAAGGAAAGAGGCTTATGAAAAATCAGCTTGGGGAAAGTTGGATTTGGGAAATTTTACGATTAGCCCTGGCATACACACTATCAGTCTGAGCTCACCAAAGCCCAAAGTGGCTCAAGAGATTGCCCTGAAATCGTTGTTGATACAAAAACCTTAG
- a CDS encoding beta-N-acetylhexosaminidase codes for MKTLLSLLCGLLCLTNVYAQNNLIPAPAKFETTDAFFMLDNSVAFDVRTDNADVAKYVSVFEDFLKKSSISLTHEKVESPSNTKRAIIVSLIDKSELANEGYTLEVKENEIAIQANKPAGIFYGLQTLRQLLPNEFESKNNPGLGMLNGCKITDYPRFAWRGLMLDVSRHFFTVDEVKAYLDKMAQYKFNVFHWHLTDDEGWRVEIKSLPKLTEVGAWRVPRNGSFGETRSYPKEGEKATYGGFYTQEQIKDVIAYAAERNITIVPEVDMPGHSMAALAAYPELSVNKEPKFVNPGAKFAEWHDDGTFDMLIENTLNPTDENVYSFVDKVFTEIAALFPGEYIHMGGDECYHGFWEKSPQVQKFMKKNNIKNTHELQSYFVKRVEKIINSKGKKMIGWDEILEGGLAENAAVMSWRGMKGGIEAAKLGHNVVMSPTTYAYLDYTQGDKSVENPIYADLSLEKTYSFEPIPDEVDAKYILGLQGNLWTEVVPTLQFAMYMTYPRALALAEIGWSQKEAKDWNSFINRTESAFSRFKASETNISTAVYEPIVSLKKEGDKLMCTLENHVQNVEMFYTIDNTYPVNFGTRYSGPFEIPEGKFNLRTQSFRNGRAIGRELIIPREDLEKRVK; via the coding sequence ATGAAAACCCTTCTCAGTCTGCTCTGCGGCCTTTTGTGCCTTACCAATGTATACGCACAAAACAACCTTATACCTGCCCCTGCAAAGTTTGAGACCACGGATGCCTTCTTTATGTTGGACAATTCGGTGGCCTTTGATGTACGAACCGACAATGCGGATGTAGCAAAATATGTTTCCGTTTTTGAGGATTTCCTGAAGAAATCGAGCATTTCGTTGACGCACGAAAAAGTAGAATCGCCCAGCAATACAAAACGGGCCATTATTGTCAGCCTGATTGACAAATCCGAGTTGGCGAACGAGGGCTACACTTTGGAAGTGAAAGAAAATGAAATTGCGATCCAAGCCAACAAACCGGCCGGTATTTTCTATGGATTGCAGACTTTGCGTCAACTTTTGCCAAACGAATTCGAATCCAAGAACAACCCAGGATTGGGCATGCTAAACGGCTGTAAAATTACCGATTACCCGCGTTTCGCTTGGCGTGGCCTTATGCTCGATGTCAGCAGACACTTTTTCACAGTCGATGAAGTAAAAGCCTACCTCGACAAAATGGCCCAATACAAATTCAATGTTTTCCATTGGCACCTCACCGACGACGAAGGATGGAGAGTGGAAATCAAATCTTTGCCAAAACTAACAGAAGTTGGAGCTTGGCGAGTACCCAGAAACGGCTCTTTCGGCGAAACCCGATCTTATCCAAAAGAAGGCGAAAAAGCTACATATGGCGGTTTTTATACCCAAGAACAAATCAAAGATGTGATCGCCTACGCGGCGGAAAGAAACATCACCATTGTACCCGAAGTCGACATGCCGGGTCACAGTATGGCCGCATTGGCCGCCTATCCCGAACTTTCGGTAAACAAGGAGCCTAAATTCGTAAACCCCGGAGCGAAATTTGCCGAATGGCATGACGACGGCACTTTCGATATGCTCATTGAAAATACCTTGAACCCGACGGATGAAAACGTGTACAGTTTTGTCGATAAAGTATTCACGGAAATCGCAGCCTTGTTCCCCGGCGAATACATTCATATGGGCGGCGACGAATGCTACCACGGCTTTTGGGAAAAAAGCCCGCAAGTGCAGAAATTCATGAAGAAAAACAACATTAAGAATACGCATGAATTGCAGAGCTATTTTGTGAAACGTGTCGAGAAAATCATCAACAGCAAAGGGAAAAAGATGATAGGTTGGGATGAAATTCTTGAGGGAGGCTTGGCCGAAAATGCGGCTGTAATGAGCTGGAGAGGCATGAAAGGAGGAATAGAAGCCGCGAAATTGGGGCACAATGTAGTGATGTCGCCCACAACCTACGCTTATCTTGACTATACCCAAGGCGACAAAAGCGTGGAAAATCCCATTTACGCCGACCTTTCTTTGGAAAAAACATATTCCTTTGAGCCTATCCCTGATGAGGTGGATGCAAAATACATTTTGGGCTTGCAAGGCAACTTGTGGACCGAAGTGGTGCCCACCCTGCAATTCGCCATGTACATGACCTACCCACGGGCTTTGGCCTTGGCTGAAATTGGTTGGAGCCAAAAAGAAGCTAAAGATTGGAACAGTTTCATCAACCGTACAGAGTCGGCATTTTCCCGATTCAAAGCTTCTGAAACAAACATTTCGACCGCCGTTTACGAACCGATCGTAAGCCTGAAAAAAGAAGGCGACAAGCTGATGTGCACATTGGAAAATCATGTGCAAAATGTGGAAATGTTCTACACCATAGACAACACTTACCCTGTGAATTTCGGCACACGCTACAGCGGACCGTTCGAAATTCCGGAAGGAAAATTCAATTTACGAACCCAATCGTTCCGAAATGGGCGTGCCATTGGCCGCGAATTGATTATTCCGCGTGAAGACCTCGAAAAGCGTGTGAAATAA
- the ggt gene encoding gamma-glutamyltransferase → MIKPSSLKMRATILVAIVFLISTNACKNQQPKGKLSTGNGLFQLFDEGERDAFYSDKKGVYGQKGMVASAHPVASQVGVEILKSGGNAADAAVATFFALAVVYPFAGNLGGGGFAVVRDDKGEAYALDFREKAPLKAHKDMYLDENGDVIKGLSIVGHLASGVPGAVAGMVELHEKLGSKPWKEVLAPAIKLAKEGVVLTAGQANGMNRSRETFLKVNGPDLKYYIKEGGLDWAEGETFVQGDLGESLVRIQKEGRDGFYKGKTADLLVKEMESGGGIISHEDLEQYDAVWREPIQEPYKNYKIISMPPASSGGVALVQLLKLVEPYPLKDWGWNTANTAQVMIEAERRVYADRAKWLGDEDFVKVPMKELMSEPYLKERWASFNPDRATLSSDIEGGTIPFYESDQTTHFSIVDKNGMAVSITTTLNGGYGSKVVVDGGGFFMNNEMDDFSIKAGVPNMFGLIGNKANEIQPGKRMLSSMTPTIVEKDGELFLVVGTPGGSTIITSVYQTILNVIEHGMSMQQAVNALKFHHQWLPDKIYTEKNAFDNETLQTLLNKGYIIEIQNRTLGRMDCIMVHPNGTLEGGSDPRSENTSIGY, encoded by the coding sequence ATGATTAAACCCAGTAGCCTTAAAATGCGTGCCACGATTTTGGTGGCGATTGTTTTTCTAATTTCTACAAATGCCTGTAAAAACCAACAACCCAAGGGTAAACTCAGTACAGGAAACGGACTTTTTCAACTTTTCGACGAAGGAGAACGAGACGCTTTTTACTCGGATAAAAAGGGCGTATACGGTCAAAAGGGCATGGTGGCCTCGGCTCACCCGGTGGCCTCTCAGGTGGGCGTAGAAATTTTGAAAAGCGGAGGAAATGCTGCCGATGCGGCTGTGGCTACTTTTTTTGCTTTGGCGGTGGTTTATCCTTTTGCCGGAAACTTGGGTGGCGGGGGATTTGCGGTTGTTCGCGACGACAAAGGCGAGGCCTATGCCTTGGATTTTCGTGAAAAGGCTCCTTTGAAAGCCCACAAGGATATGTATTTGGATGAAAACGGAGACGTGATAAAGGGCTTGAGCATTGTGGGGCATTTGGCCAGTGGGGTACCGGGTGCTGTAGCCGGAATGGTAGAATTGCATGAAAAGTTGGGTTCCAAACCTTGGAAAGAGGTGTTGGCTCCAGCCATTAAATTGGCCAAAGAAGGGGTGGTGCTGACCGCCGGACAAGCCAATGGAATGAACAGAAGCCGAGAGACTTTCTTAAAGGTAAATGGGCCAGACTTGAAATATTACATCAAAGAAGGTGGATTGGATTGGGCAGAGGGCGAAACCTTTGTTCAAGGAGATTTGGGCGAATCTTTGGTACGCATTCAGAAAGAAGGGCGAGATGGTTTTTACAAAGGGAAAACCGCCGATTTACTCGTCAAAGAAATGGAATCGGGTGGAGGAATTATTTCGCATGAAGATTTGGAACAATACGATGCCGTATGGCGTGAGCCCATTCAGGAACCGTACAAAAACTACAAGATTATCTCTATGCCGCCGGCCTCGAGCGGTGGAGTGGCTTTGGTGCAATTGCTGAAATTGGTTGAGCCCTATCCCTTGAAAGACTGGGGATGGAATACGGCCAACACGGCCCAAGTGATGATTGAAGCCGAAAGACGCGTATATGCCGATCGGGCGAAGTGGCTTGGCGACGAAGATTTTGTGAAAGTACCGATGAAAGAGCTGATGTCGGAGCCTTATTTGAAAGAACGTTGGGCCAGTTTCAATCCAGATCGGGCGACTTTGAGCAGCGATATCGAAGGAGGTACTATTCCCTTTTACGAGTCTGATCAGACCACCCACTTTTCCATTGTGGATAAAAACGGGATGGCCGTTTCCATTACCACAACATTGAATGGGGGCTACGGAAGTAAAGTGGTTGTCGATGGCGGCGGCTTTTTTATGAACAATGAAATGGATGATTTCAGCATAAAAGCGGGTGTGCCCAATATGTTTGGTTTGATCGGCAATAAGGCCAATGAAATTCAGCCGGGAAAAAGAATGCTTTCTTCCATGACGCCCACAATTGTGGAAAAGGATGGGGAGCTTTTTCTGGTTGTTGGCACGCCGGGCGGAAGCACGATTATTACCTCGGTTTACCAAACCATTCTGAATGTGATCGAACATGGCATGAGCATGCAGCAAGCCGTAAACGCCCTGAAGTTTCATCACCAATGGTTGCCCGACAAGATTTACACCGAAAAGAATGCTTTTGACAACGAAACCTTGCAAACGCTGCTGAATAAAGGGTACATTATCGAAATTCAAAACAGGACCTTGGGACGTATGGATTGCATCATGGTGCACCCGAACGGAACTTTGGAAGGGGGCTCCGATCCAAGAAGTGAGAATACCAGTATAGGGTATTGA